DNA sequence from the Bacteroidota bacterium genome:
CCGGATTGATCTGGAGATCTTTACCCTGAGTGGACAAAAAGTTGCCGGATTGATCGAAGGGGAGTATCTAAGGAAAGGGGAACATAGTATTGAATGGGATTTTGGTTTGCAGGGAACCGGCCTTCCGGGAGGGATTTATTTTTACCGGCTTACTACAGGCCAGGAAGCTGTTACGGGGAAAATGATCCTGATGAGATAAATCCTCTTAGGCCTTTAAGGTCAAATATTAACTATTTTTGTAAATTGTTTTCCGGTTCAGGATATATGCTGGACATTAAATCCTTTTTACGATGAGAATTATTTTAACAGGTTTATTTTTAATCTTCCTGGGGTTCGGGATTCTTTTTGGGCAAAGCGAAGCAGAATATGTTCCCGGTGAACTTATCATACAGCTTAAAAAAGGAACTCTTATCGCCGATGTTGCTGAAAATAAAGGAATTATTCCCATCAGGCAATTATCGAAGCGTTTGAATATCTGGCTGGTTTCATTTGAACCCGGTAAGCGTTCAGATAAACTGGTTCTGGAGGAGATCATAGAAACTCCAGGCGTTCAGGCTGTCCAGTTCAATCACTATATTTCTCTGAGGGAAACAGAGCCGGATGATCCAAAGTTTTCCCAGCAGTGGGCTTTAAAAAATACGCAGCAGTCGGGAGGTATTGAAGATGCCGATATTGATGCAACGGATGCCTGGGATTTGGTTACCGGCGGGTTGACAGCCGCTGGAGACACGATAGTGATTGCTATCGTTGATGATGGTTTTGACATCAACCATGAGGATATTTTATTCTGGAAGAATTACCATGAGATACCCAACAACGGGATTGACGACGACGGAAACGGATATAAAGATGACTATCATGGATGGAATTCATACAATCACAGCGGTAATATAAGTTCAGCCGATCATGGGACACATGTGACCGGGATTGCAGGGGCAATCGGGAATAACGGGATAGGGGTCAGCGGCATCAACTGGGGGGTGAAGATACTTCCGGTTCAGGGTTCTTCAACTTTTGAAGCTCCTGTGGTAGAGGCCTATGGTTACATCTATGAGATCAGGGCAACCTATGATGAGACCAACGGTGAAAAGGGAGCCTTCATCGTGGCAACCAATGCGTCTTTTGGGGTAAACATGGGGCAACCGGAAGATTTTCCCATCTGGGGTGCGATGTATGATTCATTGGGTCAGCTTGGCATACTGAGTGCCGGCGCCACGGCAAATGCCAACTGGAATATCGATGTAGTCGGTGATATACCCACTGCCTTTCCCAGTGATTTCCTGATCACGGTAACGAATACCACACAATACGACCAAAAGAATTCAGGAGCGGGATATGGCTTACAGACCATCGACCTTGGAGCACCGGGAACCACGGTTATGTCGACCCGGCAGAGTAATAACTATGGCATGAAGACAGGCACCTCCATGTCCAGCCCTCATGTTGCCGGTGCGGTTGCATTGATATTCTCAGCAGCAGGGAACGGCTTCCTGGAAAATTATCAGGATAATCCTCAGGAGGTATCTTTACTGATCAAAGATTACATACTTGCCGGAGTGGATACTCTTTCAGGCCTGCAGGGAATTACCGTCAGCGGGGGCCGCCTGAATGTACATAAATCAGTACTGCTGATGATGAATCCTGCATTTGAGATTACTCCGGAGGAATTTGACTTCTCCTTGCAGCAGAATCATAAAGATAGCAGCGTTTTTACCATAAATAATATTAGCCCTTCTTTGATGCCATATGAAATCGATGCTGATGCATTGCCCGGATGGCTGGTAGTCGATACAGACGAAGGCAGTCTCCTTCCGGGAGAGGCCGACACGGTTAAAGTTATCGTTGATGCCACCGGACTAAATTCCGGAAACTATGTAGCGGATATTACCTTGTACAATCTGAAAGGGGAAGAATATTTTATTGAAGTGGCCCTGCAGGTGCTTCCGGTTTTTGTTGTGGAAGAATCCGTTAATGAAACTGCAAAGATTGTGTGTTTTCCGATTCCTTTTTCCGACCAATTGAGAATTCATGTTGGTGGACAAGCAGATCCGGATGAAGGGATATTTATCTACGACTTTACAGGAAGGCTGATTACTCAAGTAACAAAAAATAACCCGGCGGGTGAATATTCCTGGGATGTTACCGGTATTGGCGGTCGTAAGGTTAATCCGGGGATATATATCTGCAGGACAAAGTTACAGGGCAAGGCTGTATCCTGTAAAATCATTTATCAACCTTAAAGCTTAAGCAGCCAATGCATTGGATCCATCAGGGTCTTGGATTTCCAGAGCTCAAAATGCAATTCCGTTTTCCCTTCTTCCTGATTATGATGAATGGTACCTAACTCCTGCAGAGTTTGTACGGTTTGCCCTTTGCTTACAAAGACCTGGTCGAGGTTCAGGTAAACGGAAAGATATTCGCCATGGCGAATGATAACTCCGTTATGATAGCTGGGGATTGAGATAACCCTTGTGACAGTTCCGCTGAAGACCGCCCGGGCTTTTGACCCGGTGGAGGTGACGATATCGATCCCATTATTATTAACTTTTACCCTTTTCAATACAGGATGGTCGTGTTCACCGAAACTGGAAGATACAACACCTTTTTCGGTAGGCCAGGGTAATCGTCCGCGGTTTTGAGCAAAATCGTTGGACAGTTCCAGTTCGGCTGGTGTCAATGACATGCTTTCACGGGTTGTCATGTTTGCTTCCCGTTTCGCTTTTTCCTCGGCTAACCTGATCTCTTCTGCGATGATTTCCGTGATGGCCTTTTGCAGGTTTGCCGCTGCTTTTTCCTTGGCCTTCAATTGCTCCTTCAATTCTTTTTCTCTTTTTGAGAGGAGGTTCACCGTTTTGCTTTTCTGATCTTTCTCCTGAGCCAGTTTCTGCATCTCGGATTCCTGCTCGGCCAGCAGTTGCTCCTTTTGCCTTTTTTGATCTTCCATCTCCTGTGTTTTCAGCTCAAGGTCATGCTGGGTCTTTTTAATAAGCTCGGCCTGGGTTTTGCGGTGCGACCCGTATTGCTGGAAATACTTCAATCTCCGGTAAGCCTGGTTGAAATCTTCAGATGAGAAGATAAACATAAGGCGGTTGTAAACATTACGATTCTTATAGGCATAATAGATCATCCGTGCATATTCTTCCTTTAGTTGCTCAAGAGTGGATGTCAACTTACGGATACTGTCATTATTGGAATTGATTTTTTGCTCGTAATACCGGATTTCTTTATTAATGGCCGTAATGAGCTGTTCGCGTTTCCCAACCTGTTTTTCAAGCAATACCAATTCGTTCAGGGATGTCTTACGGGTCTGCCTCGTTTCATCCAGGAGTTCGTTATTGTAACGGATTTCCTCTTCAATCTGGGTTTTTTCCTGCTCAAGTTTTTTCCGGTCACGTGTTTGCCCTGACAATAAAAATGTAATCAGAATAAATCCTGACAGGAAAAAAATCTTCAGTTTACTATGTTTGGGAAGTCCGCAATTCATCGAAACGAAGCTAATGAATTCTTTCGAATTTTGCAGGAACACGGAAAGGGAAATTCAACGATTCATTCAGATTGATCCGGGAATAATTTACGAAGACCTCAATCTGTTCTTCTGCAGAAAGCTCAAACTTTAGCTTATAAGGGAAAAGTTGATTCTCCAGAGATTGGAAATCGCTGTAAAAAGCATCCAGTTTTTTGTTTTCTTTCTTGATCTCCTTGATCATGATCTGGGATATCTTAAACGTTTCGGGATTAAGCCAGATTGTTTGAATAAAAACCTTGGGATAGACTTCCTTCTCCTTAACATATTTTTTCAGTTTGCTTCTTTCCATGGTTGTCAGGCGGTATTGCCCACCATCCAGGGATGCCCTGAATTTGGTCTTATCATAAAACTGAAAATCGTTCCCGATGACGAATGATTGAAGTATATCGAAATCAATATTTGTTTCCAGGAATTGATTTACAAAGTCATAATCTCCTATGAAATAGGTATTGTCCAGACGGTTCATGAATTTTACGGAATCATTGGTAATCATAATCCTGGCCATTTCAATCCCCAATGCGGGGCTGAAGGAAACCCATATCACGCTGTCTTTTAATATCCTTATCTGTCCTTTGAACTCCGTTTTCTTTTTATTGTGGATATAGTCGATGGAGAACTTCGCGGAGAAAGACGTGAATTTCAATTCATTCTCGGAGAGTTGGGAAAAGAGGTAGTCCGGACCTTCTTCCTTAATGGGTTCTTT
Encoded proteins:
- a CDS encoding DUF4292 domain-containing protein — its product is MNSISGKYMQCLLCRKLFFLILILLSLSSCTTRRHIFKEPIKEEGPDYLFSQLSENELKFTSFSAKFSIDYIHNKKKTEFKGQIRILKDSVIWVSFSPALGIEMARIMITNDSVKFMNRLDNTYFIGDYDFVNQFLETNIDFDILQSFVIGNDFQFYDKTKFRASLDGGQYRLTTMERSKLKKYVKEKEVYPKVFIQTIWLNPETFKISQIMIKEIKKENKKLDAFYSDFQSLENQLFPYKLKFELSAEEQIEVFVNYSRINLNESLNFPFRVPAKFERIH
- a CDS encoding S8 family serine peptidase encodes the protein MRIILTGLFLIFLGFGILFGQSEAEYVPGELIIQLKKGTLIADVAENKGIIPIRQLSKRLNIWLVSFEPGKRSDKLVLEEIIETPGVQAVQFNHYISLRETEPDDPKFSQQWALKNTQQSGGIEDADIDATDAWDLVTGGLTAAGDTIVIAIVDDGFDINHEDILFWKNYHEIPNNGIDDDGNGYKDDYHGWNSYNHSGNISSADHGTHVTGIAGAIGNNGIGVSGINWGVKILPVQGSSTFEAPVVEAYGYIYEIRATYDETNGEKGAFIVATNASFGVNMGQPEDFPIWGAMYDSLGQLGILSAGATANANWNIDVVGDIPTAFPSDFLITVTNTTQYDQKNSGAGYGLQTIDLGAPGTTVMSTRQSNNYGMKTGTSMSSPHVAGAVALIFSAAGNGFLENYQDNPQEVSLLIKDYILAGVDTLSGLQGITVSGGRLNVHKSVLLMMNPAFEITPEEFDFSLQQNHKDSSVFTINNISPSLMPYEIDADALPGWLVVDTDEGSLLPGEADTVKVIVDATGLNSGNYVADITLYNLKGEEYFIEVALQVLPVFVVEESVNETAKIVCFPIPFSDQLRIHVGGQADPDEGIFIYDFTGRLITQVTKNNPAGEYSWDVTGIGGRKVNPGIYICRTKLQGKAVSCKIIYQP
- a CDS encoding peptidoglycan DD-metalloendopeptidase family protein, coding for MNCGLPKHSKLKIFFLSGFILITFLLSGQTRDRKKLEQEKTQIEEEIRYNNELLDETRQTRKTSLNELVLLEKQVGKREQLITAINKEIRYYEQKINSNNDSIRKLTSTLEQLKEEYARMIYYAYKNRNVYNRLMFIFSSEDFNQAYRRLKYFQQYGSHRKTQAELIKKTQHDLELKTQEMEDQKRQKEQLLAEQESEMQKLAQEKDQKSKTVNLLSKREKELKEQLKAKEKAAANLQKAITEIIAEEIRLAEEKAKREANMTTRESMSLTPAELELSNDFAQNRGRLPWPTEKGVVSSSFGEHDHPVLKRVKVNNNGIDIVTSTGSKARAVFSGTVTRVISIPSYHNGVIIRHGEYLSVYLNLDQVFVSKGQTVQTLQELGTIHHNQEEGKTELHFELWKSKTLMDPMHWLLKL